In the Kaistella sp. 97-N-M2 genome, one interval contains:
- a CDS encoding DUF2007 domain-containing protein has product MERETRVSVFESEKPSEIQLIKSKLDAENISNFLNDKYMSFTTTPTASTMKLMVNLQDEQKAFKVIDAYLQKSDLDLKDNLQN; this is encoded by the coding sequence ATGGAAAGAGAAACAAGAGTGTCTGTATTTGAAAGCGAAAAACCTTCAGAAATTCAGTTAATAAAATCGAAACTGGATGCGGAAAACATTTCCAATTTTTTGAACGATAAGTATATGTCTTTCACTACAACACCTACTGCAAGCACCATGAAATTAATGGTAAATCTGCAGGACGAGCAAAAAGCCTTTAAAGTCATCGACGCTTATTTGCAGAAGAGCGATTTAGATCTTAAAGATAACCTCCAAAATTAA
- a CDS encoding helix-turn-helix domain-containing protein — translation MSEEFYEKALDDILVANKLSQNSGNDYIFNKTIYYIAQNKIYLGQYEDANKELIICLKFFKENLNSTKSLGKNYEMYYIYSLMSLIDSNTKLGKFTANKSLLKEAFNYLKDNQLPQYIPYFISSEGTNAYYSKDYDTAIAKLSEAIRLYNDQWDHNTEVFYLGLSYWNTGKKKLAIKYLEEIDKHYDKTKKLDPQFRSAYEILIKYYNSTGNTAKQLEYINKLMFLDRSYEKNYKYLYQRIVKEYDTKKLVAEKNRIENTLETQRIIFIAVFLILVGGFLFFGLQIYREKQNYKKRFDEIFAQQSDAKHLDEVKPTPDSADYEDQQKTDYEFYNKIAGLNPLFVENILKQLEIFENENKYLDTQISQKSLSEELGTNSTYFSKIINTYKGKNFALYISDLRLNYIIDHLKSDVKYLNMDVKELAAIAGFSSAENFSANFSRKFDLKPSVFIKMMKDKLKPEHS, via the coding sequence ATGTCCGAAGAATTTTATGAAAAGGCACTCGATGATATTTTGGTGGCCAATAAATTATCTCAAAATTCGGGGAATGACTATATCTTTAATAAGACCATCTATTATATTGCTCAAAACAAAATATATCTGGGGCAGTACGAAGATGCCAATAAAGAACTTATAATATGTCTTAAGTTTTTTAAAGAAAATTTGAATAGTACAAAATCTTTAGGCAAAAATTATGAAATGTACTACATCTATTCCTTAATGAGCCTTATCGACTCCAATACAAAATTAGGAAAATTCACGGCAAATAAGTCCCTCTTAAAGGAAGCGTTTAATTACTTAAAAGACAACCAATTACCTCAATATATACCATATTTTATTTCATCGGAAGGTACCAATGCCTATTATTCAAAAGATTACGACACTGCCATCGCAAAACTCTCTGAGGCTATAAGGTTATATAATGATCAGTGGGACCACAATACGGAAGTTTTCTACTTAGGTCTCTCCTACTGGAACACGGGTAAAAAGAAACTCGCCATCAAATATTTAGAGGAAATCGATAAACATTACGATAAAACTAAAAAACTGGATCCTCAGTTCAGGTCAGCCTACGAGATATTGATAAAATATTATAATTCCACAGGCAATACGGCCAAACAGCTGGAGTATATTAATAAACTGATGTTTCTGGACAGATCCTACGAGAAAAATTACAAATATCTTTATCAAAGAATTGTTAAGGAATACGATACGAAAAAGCTCGTCGCCGAGAAAAACCGGATCGAAAATACTTTAGAAACGCAGCGAATCATTTTCATCGCCGTATTTTTGATCCTGGTTGGAGGATTTTTATTCTTTGGGTTACAGATTTATAGGGAAAAACAAAATTATAAAAAACGGTTCGATGAAATATTTGCGCAGCAAAGCGATGCAAAACATCTGGATGAAGTTAAACCAACTCCAGATTCGGCCGATTACGAAGATCAGCAAAAAACCGACTACGAATTTTATAATAAAATTGCAGGTCTTAATCCTTTGTTCGTGGAAAACATTCTGAAGCAGCTCGAAATTTTTGAAAACGAAAATAAATATCTCGACACCCAGATTTCCCAAAAATCTTTGAGTGAAGAGCTTGGAACAAATTCAACCTACTTTTCGAAAATCATCAATACCTATAAAGGGAAAAATTTCGCGCTGTATATTAGCGATCTGCGCTTAAATTATATCATCGATCATTTAAAAAGTGATGTTAAATATCTTAATATGGATGTGAAAGAACTGGCTGCAATTGCAGGATTTTCCAGTGCCGAAAATTTCTCGGCAAACTTTAGCAGAAAGTTCGATTTAAAACCATCCGTGTTTATTAAAATGATGAAAGATAAATTGAAACCCGAACACAGCTAA